Proteins from a single region of Thermoanaerobaculales bacterium:
- a CDS encoding S8 family serine peptidase, whose amino-acid sequence MDRRSLALPTLLVVVAATLPAAEPRWQGKVDPWVLDTARSGDTEFLVVLADQADLSAARELPTKAEKGAFVFNALTAAAGRSQGPVLAALQARGADVQPFWVVNMIWARADLATVEAMARRSDVRKIFANPGVRLARPVEAAGDEIDGPKTVRWNIAQVNADDVWAAGTTGAGAVVAGHDTGCMWYHAALVNQYRGGPGGSHDFNWHDAIHSGGGTCGADSPFPCDDHGHGTLTMGVAVGDDGAGNQIGMAPGAKWIGCRSMDQGLGTPAGYAECFQWFIAPTTVGGADPNPAMAPDVINNSWICPPSEGCTDPDVLLAVVRAVRAAGIVTVQSAGNDGPGCSSISSPAAIYEESLTVGATDSTDDIADFSSRGPVTVDGSDRMKPDVSAPGVNIRSSTLDGWYQSGWDGTSMAGPHVAGEVALLISRTPGQAGQVDLIEDIIAQTAVPRTTTDGCGGDPANAVPNNTYGWGRIDAWAAYRFPLNFTLSVTPATVGVCAPDSALLQLRVGRFHGFAEPVTLSVIGTPAGATTDFSTNPLTPPGTSRLTIGNTGTVSPGSYPLQLAGISSPSGIVHEAAATLGVFDQPAGPVALTAPADGATNQPRRPTFEWAAASQGGAYHLTVATDPGFVDLVIDSSGIDGTTFTPDSRLDVSTEHWWRVQAGNACGNGEWSAPRSFTTEALPGECGPGTVPLLHFEDDFESGAPGWTHSGTGDSWSLIDTPVDPPPPSGSRVFHARDAASVTDQRLASPPIVLPPADQAPITLQFWSFQSIETSGSGCYDGGILEISTDGGATWAQLTPVPDTDRYDGMVSSAFGNPLAGMNAWCGQPHPWDEAVFDLDAYAGQTVRLRFRLGTDSSVGHDGWDIDDVVVQSCVQAEPGLLFRRVRKRLDLVP is encoded by the coding sequence ATGGACCGACGCTCGCTCGCGCTCCCTACCCTGCTGGTCGTCGTGGCTGCGACGCTCCCTGCCGCCGAGCCGCGCTGGCAGGGGAAGGTCGACCCGTGGGTGCTCGACACGGCGCGCTCCGGCGACACCGAGTTCCTGGTCGTGCTCGCCGACCAGGCCGACCTCAGCGCCGCGCGGGAGCTGCCGACTAAGGCCGAGAAGGGCGCCTTCGTCTTCAACGCGCTGACCGCGGCCGCCGGCCGCAGCCAGGGGCCGGTGCTGGCCGCGCTCCAGGCGCGCGGGGCCGACGTGCAGCCGTTCTGGGTGGTCAACATGATCTGGGCGAGGGCCGACCTCGCCACGGTCGAGGCGATGGCGCGGCGCAGCGACGTCAGGAAGATCTTCGCCAATCCCGGAGTGCGCCTCGCCAGGCCGGTCGAGGCCGCGGGCGACGAGATCGACGGGCCGAAGACGGTCAGGTGGAACATCGCCCAGGTCAACGCCGACGACGTCTGGGCGGCCGGAACAACCGGCGCCGGCGCGGTGGTCGCCGGCCACGACACCGGCTGCATGTGGTACCACGCCGCCCTGGTCAACCAGTACCGGGGCGGACCCGGCGGCAGCCACGATTTCAACTGGCATGATGCCATCCATTCCGGCGGCGGCACTTGCGGCGCCGACTCCCCCTTCCCCTGCGACGACCACGGCCACGGCACCCTCACCATGGGGGTCGCGGTCGGCGACGACGGCGCCGGCAACCAGATCGGCATGGCGCCGGGCGCGAAGTGGATCGGCTGCCGCAGCATGGACCAGGGGCTCGGGACCCCGGCCGGCTACGCCGAGTGCTTCCAATGGTTCATCGCCCCGACCACGGTCGGCGGCGCCGACCCGAACCCGGCGATGGCCCCCGACGTGATCAACAACTCCTGGATCTGCCCGCCGAGCGAGGGCTGCACCGATCCCGACGTGCTGCTCGCCGTGGTCCGGGCGGTGCGCGCCGCCGGCATCGTCACCGTGCAATCGGCCGGCAACGACGGTCCCGGCTGCTCGAGCATCAGCTCTCCGGCGGCGATCTACGAGGAGTCGTTGACGGTGGGTGCGACCGACAGCACGGACGACATCGCCGACTTCTCGAGCCGCGGTCCGGTCACGGTCGACGGCTCCGACCGGATGAAGCCCGACGTCTCGGCGCCCGGAGTCAACATCCGATCGAGCACGCTCGACGGCTGGTATCAGAGCGGCTGGGACGGCACCAGCATGGCCGGACCGCACGTCGCCGGCGAGGTCGCGCTGCTCATCTCCCGCACCCCGGGCCAGGCCGGCCAGGTCGATCTAATCGAGGACATCATCGCGCAGACCGCGGTCCCGCGCACCACAACCGACGGCTGCGGCGGCGATCCTGCCAACGCGGTCCCCAACAACACCTACGGCTGGGGCCGCATCGACGCCTGGGCCGCGTACCGCTTCCCGCTCAACTTCACCCTCTCGGTGACGCCAGCGACTGTCGGCGTCTGCGCCCCGGACAGCGCCCTCCTCCAGCTCCGGGTCGGCCGGTTCCATGGCTTCGCCGAGCCGGTCACGCTTTCCGTCATCGGGACGCCGGCCGGCGCGACCACCGACTTCTCGACCAACCCGTTGACCCCTCCCGGCACCAGCCGGCTGACGATCGGCAACACCGGCACGGTCAGCCCCGGCAGCTACCCGCTGCAGCTTGCCGGCATCTCCAGCCCGAGCGGGATCGTCCACGAGGCCGCAGCGACGCTCGGGGTCTTTGACCAGCCAGCCGGGCCGGTGGCCCTGACCGCGCCCGCCGACGGCGCCACGAATCAACCACGCAGGCCGACCTTCGAGTGGGCCGCCGCCAGCCAGGGCGGCGCCTACCACCTCACCGTCGCCACCGATCCCGGCTTCGTCGATCTGGTGATCGATTCCAGCGGTATCGACGGCACCACCTTCACCCCGGACAGCCGTCTCGATGTCAGCACCGAGCACTGGTGGCGGGTGCAGGCCGGCAACGCCTGCGGCAACGGCGAGTGGTCCGCACCTCGGTCCTTCACCACCGAGGCCTTGCCGGGAGAGTGCGGTCCCGGCACGGTGCCGCTGCTCCACTTCGAGGACGACTTCGAGTCCGGCGCGCCGGGCTGGACCCATTCGGGCACCGGCGACTCGTGGTCGCTCATTGACACCCCCGTCGATCCGCCGCCACCCTCGGGCAGCCGCGTCTTCCATGCCCGAGATGCCGCATCGGTCACCGACCAGCGCCTGGCGTCGCCGCCGATCGTCCTGCCGCCGGCGGACCAGGCGCCGATCACCCTCCAGTTCTGGAGCTTCCAGTCGATCGAGACATCGGGGAGCGGTTGCTACGACGGCGGCATCCTCGAGATCTCGACCGACGGCGGCGCCACCTGGGCCCAGCTCACGCCGGTGCCCGACACCGATCGCTACGACGGCATGGTGTCCTCGGCCTTTGGCAACCCGCTGGCCGGCATGAATGCCTGGTGCGGCCAGCCCCACCCCTGGGACGAGGCGGTGTTCGATCTCGACGCCTACGCCGGCCAGACGGTGCGTCTCCGCTTCCGCCTCGGCACCGACTCTTCGGTGGGCCACGACGGCTGGGACATCGACGACGTCGTCGTCCAGTCCTGCGTGCAGGCCGAGCCCGGGCTGCTCTTCCGGCGGGTGCGCAAGCGGCTCGACCTCGTTCCGTAG